The Calliphora vicina chromosome 3, idCalVici1.1, whole genome shotgun sequence genome contains a region encoding:
- the LOC135953908 gene encoding probable cytochrome P450 305a1 encodes MNAIIFIISLILGYVGYYLYKSIKRPANYPPGPDFIPWVGNTIQLRKEAVAAGGQHKAFENWSKRYNSNILGLKLGRELVVVALSYPLVKDVHLQEVFEGRPDTFFLRLRTMGTRKGITCTDGQLWYEHRNFAMKQMRHVGYGRTQMEQHIEKETDSLLQFIEEFKGQAVRPGSFLAQSVINVLWSMTAGKRFKRDDKRLVKLLDLMNRRSKVFDMSGGVLTQFPFLRFVAPDKTGYNLIRQLNNELFQFFMETIDEHKTTLTKENADNDFIYAYINEMQQETNKDTENSTFNEIQLTMTILDFFIAGSQTTSTTTDLALMTLAMRPDIQKLVYDEILANIKNTEFPHLSSKAFYPYMDAFIMEVQRFYHIVPITGPRRALWDTKLDGYDIPKNTTILIGLYSVLMDADHWQDPHNFRPERFIDDEGKTFKDEYFMPFGQGRRRCLGDAMARACLFSVLVKICQTFELVLSDKEEDKPSLNLLPGITLSPKPYKIKFIKRQL; translated from the exons atgaatgCAATTATATTTATCATCTCACTAATATTGGGCTATGTGGGTTATTATTTATACAAGTCCATTAAAAGGCCAGCAAATTATCCACCAG GGCCCGATTTTATACCATGGGTTGGCAATACCATACAATTACGCAAAGAAGCTGTAGCAGCTGGTGGACAACATAAAGCTTTTGAGAATTGGTCTAAACGCTACAATTCCAATATATTGGGACTTAAACTGGGCCGTGAACTGGTGGTGGTAGCCCTCTCATATCCCCTAGTCAAAGATGTACATTTGCAAGAAGTTTTCGAGGGTAGGCCCGATACTTTCTTCTTGAGATTGCGTACCATGGGCACCCGCAAAGGCATCACTTGCACCGATGGCCAGTTGTGGTATGAACATCGTAATTTTGCCATGAAACAAATGCGTCATGTTGGCTATGGACGCACTCAAATGGAGCAGCACATTGAAAAGGAAACCGATAGTTTATTGCAGTTCATAGAAGAGTTTAAGGGACAAGCTGTAAGGCCGGGTTCATTTTTGGCCCAGAGTGTTATTAATGTGTTGTGGTCGATGACGGCCGGTAAACGTTTCAAACGAGATGACAAACGTTTGGTTAAACTTTTGGATTTAATGAATCGCAGATCAAAAGTTTTCGATATGTCGGGTGGGGTTTTAACACAGTTTCCATTTTTAAGATTTGTGGCTCCCGACAAAACTGGCTACAATTTGATACGTCAATTGAACAATGAGTTGTTTCAATTCTTTATGGAAACCATAGATGAACACAAGACCACATTGACAAAAGAAAATGCcgataatgattttatttatgcctatattaatgaaatGCAACAGGAAACTAATAAGGACACAGAGAATTCCACCTTTAATGAAATACAACTTACCATGACCATATTAGATTTCTTTATAGCTGGCTCTCAGACCACCAGCACCACCACAGACTTGGCTTTAATGACTTTGGCCATGCGTCCTGACATACAAAAACTGGTTTACGatgaaatattggccaatatcaAGAATACCGAATTTCCCCATTTAAGCTCTAAAGCATTTTATCCCTATATGGATGCTTTCATCATGGAGGTGCAAAGATTTTATCACATAGTACCCATAACAGGACCCAGAAGAGCTTTATGGGATACCAAGTTGGATGGCTATGATATACCCAAAAATACCACCATACTTATAGGCCTATACTCGGTCTTAATGGACGCGGACCACTGGCAAGATCCACACAACTTTAGACCCGAACGTTTCATAGATGATGAGGGTAAAACATTTAAAGATGAATATTTTATGCCTTTTGGCCAGGGCCGCAGACGCTGCTTGGGTGATGCCATGGCTAGAGCCTGTCTATTTTCGGTGCTGGTTAAAATTTGCCAAACTTTCGAATTGGTTTTAAGCGACAAGGAGGAGGATAAGCCCTCATTGAATCTTTTACCGGGCATAACATTATCTCCTAAgccttataaaattaaatttattaaaagacaATTGTAG